The following coding sequences lie in one Synechococcus sp. CC9902 genomic window:
- a CDS encoding glutaredoxin family protein has product MHELRLYSRAGCCLCAGLEERLRQLDLDNLHLELLTVDIDHPETPSEWKARYDLEVPVLVLDSNELPRVSPRLSGDGLLKWLVKQLPQ; this is encoded by the coding sequence ATGCACGAATTACGTCTCTACAGCCGAGCAGGCTGCTGCCTTTGCGCTGGCCTCGAGGAGCGCCTGCGACAGCTGGATTTGGACAACCTTCACCTGGAGCTACTCACAGTGGATATCGACCATCCCGAGACCCCCTCCGAGTGGAAAGCCCGCTACGACCTCGAGGTTCCGGTTCTAGTGCTGGACAGCAACGAACTACCGCGGGTGTCGCCGAGATTGTCGGGGGATGGATTGTTGAAGTGGCTTGTAAAACAGTTGCCGCAATAA
- a CDS encoding DUF4079 domain-containing protein: MESISPHDWLSLAHPVLMILFVYPVFGATVRLGILAREKRLELNPIAETVPVEHAQHAAWAVGGILVAIPIALSVSLLNTTSPLALVLIAGTVLFSYSKVLKTKLIWQRLAWAAISWIGLLLLGLQPAVERLSDQPWTALFWQSHFWMGMALIALLLATTAMQPSIGRNMQIRRLHISVNVIVALLLFMQAVSGTRNLLLR; encoded by the coding sequence ATGGAATCCATAAGCCCCCACGACTGGTTGAGCCTGGCTCATCCTGTGTTGATGATTCTGTTCGTGTACCCCGTGTTCGGGGCCACGGTGCGTCTCGGAATCCTCGCCCGCGAAAAACGCTTGGAGCTCAACCCGATTGCTGAAACGGTCCCGGTCGAACATGCCCAACATGCTGCCTGGGCCGTGGGAGGGATCCTTGTTGCCATTCCGATCGCCCTTAGCGTCAGCCTGCTCAACACCACATCTCCCCTCGCACTGGTGCTGATCGCTGGGACGGTGCTCTTCAGCTACAGCAAAGTTTTGAAAACCAAGCTGATTTGGCAGCGCCTGGCCTGGGCCGCCATCAGCTGGATCGGACTCTTACTGCTCGGACTCCAGCCGGCTGTCGAGCGACTGAGCGATCAGCCATGGACGGCGTTGTTCTGGCAATCTCACTTTTGGATGGGGATGGCGCTGATCGCCCTGCTCCTGGCAACCACAGCGATGCAACCCAGCATTGGCCGCAATATGCAAATCAGACGCCTCCATATCAGCGTCAATGTGATCGTTGCCCTTTTGCTCTTTATGCAAGCTGTCTCGGGAACCAGAAATTTATTACTCCGCTAA
- a CDS encoding carbamoyl-phosphate synthase: MLRRLSAGLLATAAFVAPLAATAQEGSAEDLGVMSISLADIVKPTIGFQGALQGAGTPNQAGIGGFLPLSVGENSVWFLDALVNANFADRDGESSLINTEVAGGTLSTSTRVGYRWLNNDRSWMFGLNGGYDSRTLKSGDADTGVNVKNKKTVGFQQIALNAEAVSNSWTLNGYGLIPVGDVEQRLNSVFDSGALNTYGLDAGYFITPVLKASIGYYYQHRDQEDVDGSGMRGRLAYEISNGLTAGVNVSYDEEFDTRVSADLKVRFGGANTTAQRKAVQQLPVINALTSTPIERDVRVHDSWLQKCEEWCPIIFM, from the coding sequence ATGCTGCGTCGTCTTTCTGCAGGGCTGCTTGCCACTGCTGCTTTTGTTGCACCACTGGCTGCTACTGCTCAAGAAGGCTCAGCAGAAGACCTTGGTGTGATGAGCATCAGCCTCGCTGATATCGTCAAACCCACCATTGGTTTTCAAGGCGCACTACAAGGTGCAGGAACACCAAACCAAGCAGGCATCGGTGGTTTTCTCCCGCTCTCTGTTGGTGAGAACAGCGTGTGGTTCCTTGATGCCCTGGTCAACGCCAACTTCGCCGATCGCGACGGCGAAAGCAGCCTCATCAATACCGAGGTTGCTGGTGGAACTTTGTCCACTTCAACCCGTGTTGGTTATCGCTGGCTGAACAACGACCGCAGTTGGATGTTTGGCCTGAATGGTGGTTATGACAGCCGTACATTGAAATCAGGTGATGCCGATACCGGCGTCAACGTTAAAAACAAGAAAACCGTCGGGTTCCAGCAGATCGCACTGAATGCAGAAGCGGTTTCTAATAGCTGGACCTTGAACGGCTATGGACTGATCCCTGTTGGTGATGTGGAGCAGAGACTCAACAGTGTCTTTGACTCTGGTGCGTTGAACACCTACGGCCTGGATGCCGGTTATTTCATCACTCCAGTTCTAAAAGCATCCATAGGTTATTACTACCAACACCGTGATCAAGAAGATGTCGATGGTTCTGGTATGCGAGGACGCTTGGCCTATGAGATCAGCAATGGATTAACAGCTGGTGTGAATGTCTCCTATGACGAAGAATTTGACACCAGAGTTTCTGCAGACCTTAAGGTTCGCTTTGGTGGTGCAAATACAACAGCGCAACGCAAAGCTGTTCAACAACTACCTGTAATCAATGCCTTAACATCAACACCAATCGAACGGGATGTGAGGGTTCACGATTCCTGGCTTCAAAAATGCGAGGAGTGGTGTCCGATTATTTTTATGTAG
- the yidD gene encoding membrane protein insertion efficiency factor YidD gives MHESPILSNGDQPNRWAGLNRRVAALLLALIGFYRTFISPLLGPRCRFTPTCSAYGLEAIQRHGPWRGGWLTLKRVLRCHPFTPCGCDPVPD, from the coding sequence ATGCACGAATCTCCCATCTTATCCAATGGAGACCAACCCAATCGATGGGCTGGCTTGAATCGGCGTGTAGCGGCGCTGTTGCTGGCTTTGATTGGCTTTTATCGAACCTTTATCTCGCCTCTGCTCGGACCTCGTTGCCGCTTTACGCCCACTTGCAGCGCCTATGGGTTGGAAGCGATTCAACGCCATGGGCCGTGGCGCGGCGGCTGGCTCACGCTGAAACGTGTCCTGCGTTGCCATCCCTTCACGCCCTGCGGTTGCGATCCGGTTCCTGATTGA
- a CDS encoding UDP-N-acetylmuramoyl-L-alanyl-D-glutamate--2,6-diaminopimelate ligase, which yields MGQLLDELLRDVGLTPPAGGTNPQIEAVTSDSRLAGPGSLFVGLPGERVDGGLFWRQALNAGAAAAVIGPAAAASDPPGDHDQVLVVSEPVASTLGELASSFWNRPSERMALLGVTGTNGKTTTTYLIEHLALACGRSTALFGTLVNRWPGHSVTATHTTAFADRLQAQLSEAASAGSQLAAMEISSHALAQHRVAGCRFAGAVFTNLTQDHLDYHLSMQDYFEAKALLFSEALLQAGPARAVVNGDDPWGAKLAERLGSQCWRSSFTDSTAELRMEDLSMTSRGVSGRLISPLGEGAFQSPLLGRFNLMNLLQAVGVLLQQQLPLPDLLRAVSDFRGVPGRMERVLLEDAMTNSLPTVLVDYAHTPDGLENALAAARPFAEGKLICVFGCGGDRDRGKRPQMAAIAARLADRVVVTSDNPRTEDPQRILEDVLQGIPDGVDRVVESDRGVAIAQTIAEADAADLVLVAGKGHEDYQILGTEKVHFDDREEAQKALRLRLQP from the coding sequence ATGGGTCAGCTCCTGGATGAGCTTCTGCGAGATGTGGGCCTCACGCCCCCCGCAGGTGGGACCAATCCGCAGATCGAGGCCGTCACCAGTGACTCCCGCTTGGCTGGCCCAGGCAGCTTGTTTGTGGGATTGCCTGGTGAGCGGGTCGATGGAGGTTTGTTTTGGCGTCAAGCCTTAAACGCGGGTGCCGCGGCGGCGGTAATTGGTCCAGCGGCTGCTGCTTCGGATCCACCAGGGGATCACGATCAGGTGTTGGTGGTGTCCGAGCCAGTGGCCAGCACGCTTGGTGAGCTGGCGTCGTCGTTTTGGAACCGACCGAGTGAGCGAATGGCGCTGTTGGGTGTGACCGGGACGAATGGAAAAACCACCACCACCTATCTGATCGAACATCTGGCCTTGGCCTGTGGACGATCCACCGCGTTGTTTGGCACCCTCGTGAATCGTTGGCCTGGCCACAGCGTCACCGCCACCCACACCACGGCGTTTGCTGATCGCCTGCAGGCCCAATTGTCGGAGGCGGCATCGGCTGGGAGCCAGCTGGCGGCGATGGAAATCAGTTCTCATGCTCTGGCACAGCACCGGGTGGCGGGGTGCCGGTTTGCTGGCGCTGTGTTCACGAATCTCACCCAGGACCACCTCGACTACCACCTCTCGATGCAGGACTACTTCGAGGCGAAGGCCCTGTTGTTTTCGGAGGCGTTGCTGCAAGCCGGCCCCGCCCGGGCGGTGGTGAATGGCGATGACCCCTGGGGGGCAAAGCTGGCTGAACGGCTTGGATCGCAGTGCTGGCGCAGCTCTTTTACCGATTCCACGGCGGAGTTGCGAATGGAGGATCTCAGCATGACCAGCCGCGGGGTATCAGGCCGGTTGATCAGTCCCCTGGGAGAGGGTGCGTTTCAGTCGCCTCTGTTGGGTCGCTTCAATTTGATGAATCTGTTGCAAGCGGTGGGTGTTCTGCTCCAGCAACAGTTGCCCTTGCCAGATCTGCTGCGGGCAGTGAGTGATTTCCGAGGCGTGCCTGGCCGGATGGAACGGGTGCTGTTGGAGGACGCGATGACCAATTCGCTCCCCACGGTGTTGGTGGACTATGCCCATACGCCGGATGGGTTGGAGAACGCTCTTGCCGCTGCAAGACCCTTTGCCGAGGGCAAGTTGATCTGCGTGTTTGGCTGCGGTGGTGATCGCGACCGGGGCAAGCGTCCTCAAATGGCCGCGATTGCGGCGCGCTTGGCCGATCGGGTGGTGGTGACCTCCGATAACCCACGAACCGAGGATCCCCAGCGCATCCTTGAGGATGTGCTGCAGGGCATTCCGGACGGTGTTGATCGGGTGGTGGAATCAGACCGTGGGGTGGCGATTGCCCAAACGATTGCTGAGGCTGATGCCGCTGATCTGGTGCTGGTGGCTGGTAAAGGCCATGAGGATTACCAGATTCTTGGCACCGAGAAGGTGCACTTTGACGACCGAGAGGAAGCGCAAAAAGCACTACGTCTTCGGCTTCAACCTTGA
- the rpsD gene encoding 30S ribosomal protein S4, whose amino-acid sequence MSRYRGPRLRITRRLGDLPGLTRKAAKRSYPPGQHGQARRKRSEYAIRLEEKQKLRFNYGVSERQLVRYVKKARAQEGSTGTNLLKLLESRLDNICFRLGFGPTVPGSRQLVNHGHVTVNGRVTDIASYQVKPGDVLAIREKKGSKQLAEGNLAFPGLSNIPPHLELDKAKLSAKCTGRCEREWVALEINELLVVEYYSRKV is encoded by the coding sequence ATGTCTCGCTACCGCGGCCCTCGCCTGAGGATCACGCGGCGCTTGGGAGACCTCCCTGGTCTCACCCGGAAGGCCGCAAAGCGGTCCTATCCCCCCGGTCAGCACGGCCAAGCCCGTCGCAAGCGCTCCGAATACGCAATCCGTCTCGAAGAAAAGCAAAAACTTCGCTTCAACTACGGAGTCTCCGAGCGCCAACTCGTGCGCTACGTGAAAAAGGCCCGTGCCCAGGAAGGTTCCACAGGAACCAACCTGCTCAAGCTTTTGGAAAGCAGACTGGACAACATCTGCTTCCGCCTCGGCTTCGGCCCCACCGTTCCAGGCTCTCGTCAGCTGGTGAACCATGGCCACGTGACCGTGAACGGTCGCGTCACGGACATCGCCAGTTATCAGGTGAAACCCGGTGACGTGTTGGCCATCCGCGAAAAGAAAGGCAGCAAGCAACTGGCCGAAGGCAACCTTGCCTTCCCCGGCCTATCCAACATCCCTCCTCACTTGGAGTTGGACAAAGCCAAGTTGAGCGCCAAGTGCACCGGTCGCTGCGAACGCGAATGGGTTGCCCTGGAAATCAACGAACTGCTGGTGGTGGAGTACTACTCCCGCAAGGTGTAG
- a CDS encoding mechanosensitive ion channel family protein: protein MLPLTSRASLIDLTPKNGLAPVTHGNPEFTQEGKFELAKVRILGVPAINVATLVPLQESSSIGASVRARVIEGNLRALYHPDQICSWSERLSEGILNSILEGNSQVCRAGERYGLMRSNEPITLNIVQENNGLYEISVRVSGREASFPLLTITNADAEINGLDEKALAELWRDRLEKRLNYARQVYSPEQLQHRFRLALLMELLLGVAVAATVLLWNRLRQRTTRLQREHLERRQHHRWSEMRLHVEQALTIAVLALMLTELVLMLAFGLMAIPGQLPLSMKLLLQPLLAIAKFVFISFCAYLLRSLVTFLLRQWSADIDVPLQEQNRRQQRYRSLVRISHRLVNVAGILIVGFWVVLDVPGVRSTSTSLLLAGGALLGALAFVFQGLLRDFSTGLLMLLEDRCAIGDWIEVDGIQGEVIDVGLFSTQVRCLDQRVNVVDNASIVQMRNHTKLRSGSLITLLISHRQTDLDVVYRVLAAEISDFKQDPLWGSRLIADPILRGVKRTSALGVHMQILLVTRAGEQWTTEREFQRRILKALHRRGVDLADGLEISPLGLLPSGAR from the coding sequence ATGCTGCCACTAACTAGTCGGGCTTCATTGATTGATTTGACGCCTAAAAATGGGCTTGCTCCAGTCACCCATGGCAACCCAGAATTTACACAAGAAGGGAAGTTTGAGTTAGCCAAGGTTCGTATTCTTGGGGTGCCGGCGATCAATGTGGCAACCCTTGTTCCCCTTCAGGAATCATCATCGATTGGAGCCTCTGTTCGTGCTCGAGTGATTGAAGGAAATTTGCGTGCTTTGTATCACCCAGATCAGATTTGTTCATGGAGTGAGCGACTGAGTGAGGGAATACTTAACTCAATTTTGGAGGGAAATTCTCAAGTTTGTCGCGCTGGTGAACGTTATGGATTGATGCGATCGAATGAGCCCATCACCCTGAATATTGTCCAGGAAAATAATGGTCTTTATGAGATATCAGTTCGCGTATCTGGCCGTGAAGCATCGTTTCCGCTTCTCACAATAACCAATGCAGATGCAGAGATTAATGGCCTTGATGAAAAGGCTTTGGCTGAGCTTTGGCGGGATCGTTTGGAAAAGCGTTTGAACTATGCCCGGCAGGTTTACTCCCCAGAACAGCTGCAACATCGTTTCCGCTTGGCCTTGCTGATGGAACTTCTGTTGGGTGTTGCGGTGGCGGCGACTGTTCTGCTCTGGAATCGGTTGCGTCAGCGCACCACACGATTGCAACGTGAGCATTTAGAGCGGCGGCAACATCATCGGTGGAGCGAAATGCGTCTTCATGTCGAGCAGGCCCTCACGATTGCTGTGCTTGCTCTGATGCTGACGGAGTTGGTGTTGATGTTGGCCTTTGGCCTGATGGCCATTCCTGGTCAACTGCCATTAAGCATGAAATTGCTGCTGCAACCGTTGCTGGCAATCGCCAAGTTTGTCTTCATTAGTTTTTGTGCTTACTTGCTTCGTAGTTTGGTCACCTTCTTGTTACGACAGTGGTCGGCAGATATTGATGTTCCTTTGCAGGAGCAAAATCGCAGACAACAGCGCTATCGCAGTCTTGTCCGAATTAGTCATCGATTGGTGAATGTTGCCGGTATTTTGATCGTTGGTTTTTGGGTTGTGCTCGATGTTCCAGGGGTTCGCTCCACATCGACATCGTTGTTGTTAGCTGGTGGTGCTTTATTAGGTGCTTTGGCCTTCGTTTTTCAAGGTCTTTTGCGGGATTTCTCCACGGGACTATTAATGCTGCTTGAGGATCGTTGTGCGATTGGAGATTGGATTGAGGTGGATGGAATTCAGGGTGAAGTGATTGATGTTGGTCTGTTTAGTACCCAAGTTCGTTGCCTCGATCAGCGGGTCAATGTTGTTGATAATGCGTCTATTGTGCAGATGCGTAATCACACAAAACTTCGTTCGGGTAGTTTGATTACACTGTTGATTTCGCACCGGCAAACTGATCTCGATGTTGTTTACCGAGTGTTGGCTGCTGAGATTTCAGATTTTAAGCAAGATCCCCTTTGGGGCTCGCGACTGATTGCTGATCCGATTTTGCGTGGTGTGAAACGCACATCCGCCCTAGGCGTCCATATGCAAATTTTGTTGGTGACCAGAGCCGGTGAACAGTGGACAACGGAACGGGAATTCCAGCGTCGGATTCTGAAGGCGCTTCATCGGCGTGGTGTGGACCTTGCCGATGGCCTGGAAATTTCTCCATTAGGCCTGCTGCCCTCAGGAGCTCGTTAA